The sequence below is a genomic window from Spiroplasma gladiatoris.
AAAAGCTGTTGATATAATAAAAAGATTTGTTGAAGTAGGAAACGTATTAATGTTAGAAATTATGAGAATAGCAAAATAGATTTTTTAAACAATATAAATTGATTAGTATTGTAGTGGAAATTGGAGTAAGTTATTTTACAAATTATTTAAATTCAGAGTGTGCTATACGTTTTTATGATAATTATAAGTTTGATATAATTACAAAGAGGAATTAATAAAGATTATTAAAAAGTATTTTATAAAGATTTTTATTCAAATATAGGAAGAATGTATGTTCTTCTTAAAGTTTATATAGAAGAGTTTTGAGGTAATGATAGATTTGTTATAAAAACATGAATAAAAAGTATTTTACATAATGAAATTTATTCTGACTAAACAAATATGCAAAGTGAAATAGAATTTAAAAAATATAAATTTACTATATACTAAAATATTTGCTTAATTTTTTAAAAAAAAGAAGGTAAATCTTCTTTTTTGACTTTTAAACTTAATTTAAAATATTTTAAAAAATTATTTTGATTGTAAGCGATAATGTCGCAAAAAAACTGATTTATTATATTTTTTTCTTATATTTTTCTTTTCTTATTAAATATATTTAAACAGATATATTTCTAAGGATTTTCAATTTTTGTAATTTCATAGATTCTGTTTCTTATTTTTTAATTGTATAGTTATTCACATGAAGTCTATGGTCATTTATTTCTATTAATTCATAAGCTTCATTGCTAATTGAAGAATAATATTTATCATCTTAAGTTTCATAACCCTAACTCTCGTTTTTAGTTTTAAATACAGAGTTTCATAACCCGAATAAACAAATCATTTTTTATTATCTTAATCAATACTTGAACCTTTATTACAATTCTTGTGGTCCTATATGAAAACCATTTAGGATTCTTTATAAATTTTTCTTAGAACTATTTTATAATTATCAATAAAAGTTAAATATTTTTTATTATATTATTTAATCAGTCTAGGCAAATAACCTTCTAACTTATCAACTATTTTAATTCGAATTCTTTGAGATCATCTTATTTGTGATGTGCCAAAAGTTGTATAAACCAAAGCTTTTTATTAGGGGATAAAAGTAATTTATGTTGATATTTTTAAAGAATGGAAAATAAAATGTAATTGAGTATGAAGCTCTGAATAGTCTTTAGAGTCTCTAATTACTTTGAAAATAAATACATTTTAATTATAAGTTTCATTCTTCATAGGAATATCATAATTTATAAAGGTTTCTTTATAAACTTTATAATACCTCTTAATTGTTTCAGACTCGCTAAAATGTCTTGCTAAATTTCTTTTGTAGGCTTATCAACCATAATGTGTAAATGACTTTTTATTTCTTTAATCCACTCATAATCTGGAACATCTAATTCAAAAAATGCCCCAAAATTTGTTTATCTTTTTTTTGGGTTTGGTTATGGTGCTTTAATAAAATAATTTTATTTTTAATTATAAATAATAGGTTTAAGTCATTGTATAGGCGCTTAGCTCTTAATCTGATCTTTCTTTGGAATTTTTTCAGTATTTCTATGAATAAAAGCTTTTTTCAAATTTTTTATACTATTTTAACTTTCTAAATGTATTTATTTTTGATTCCCGGTGTTTATGCCATCTAGTTTATAAGACAAACCTTTTATAACTTTTAATTAAATTTGTTTGATTATGTCTAATACAAATCCTCTCATAATTTTGCCTCCAAGTATATTTTATTTGTGGCATAATGATTATTAAATGTTTGTGACATAATCGTTTTTTATTCATAATTGTTATTATTTTTAAAAAAAGGAAAATACAACAATATAGAATTTTGATATATAATCAAGTTGTTAAATTAATAAAAAAGTAAGGAAAATTAAATATGAAAATAACTTTATTAGACGGACATATAAAAGAATATAAAGAACCAAAGTCTGTTGTTGAAATTGCAGGTGATATTGCAATGAGCTTGAAGAAAAAATGTTTAGGAGCTTTAGTTAATGAAGAAGTTGTGTTAACTAATCACACAATTATTGATAGTGATTGTAAAATGGAAATCATTACAGAAAAGCACGACTTATATAAATCTATAACAAACTATACTGCAAAAATAATACTAATGTTTGCTTTAAAAACTATTTATCCTAATGCAGAAATAGTTCCTCAAATTGATGATTTAGATTTAGATGAATTTTCTTTATTTTTTAATCTACCTCAAGGATTAAAATTTGAAGAATTAAAAAGTGTTGAAGAACTAGCTAATAAAATAATTTCAGAAAAAACAGAGTTTGATTTTGAAAGTAACAAAAATAAAAAATTTTTAGACGAGTTAAAAAATTTATTTGATAAAAAAGAATATCAAGACTTCTTAATAAAAGAAAATGAAAAAAGATATAAAAGTTTTGAAATAGCTTCATACAAAGGGCAAGATTTTTTTGTTAGAAATGCTATATTAAAAAACACTGGTGAATTATATAAAATAGAATTAACTCAATTAACAGGATCTTATTTTTTAGGTGATGCTTCAAATCCGATGATTTATCGACTACATGGAATAACTGCTCCTAATAAAGAAGCTTTTGAAGAATTAAAAATTCAACTTGAAGAACAAAAAAGTAATGATCATAAATTTATTGCAAAAAACTTAGAAATTTTTCATTTAGATCCAATAATCGGACAGGGTCTACCAATTTGACTTCCTAATGGAACAATTTTAAAACAAGAAATAAAAAAATATCTTATGCAAAAAGAATTTGAATATGACTTTATTCAAATTGAAACTCCAGTTATTGGTACAAGTGATTTGTATAAAAGAAGTGGTCACTGAGACCATTATCGTGAAGATATGTTTGCTCCAATGCAATTGCCAAAAGAAGAAATGGTTTTAAAACCAATGAGTTGTCCTCACCATATTAGCGTTTATAACTATAAACAAAGAAGTTATAGAGACTTACCATTGAGATTTGCAGAACATGCATTACAACATAGATACGAATCTTCAGGAAGTTTAACTGGTTTAGAAAGAGTTAGAGCTATGGAGTTAACTGACTCTCATATTTTTGCAAGACCAGATCAAGTTAAAGAAGAATTTGTAAGATGTTTTAATTTGATTCAAGAAGTTTTAGAAACTTTTGATATTAAAATTGACTATTTATCATTATCTTTGAGAGATCCAGAAGATAAACATAAATATTTTAATGATGATAAAATGTGAAATGAAGCTGAAGCTCAATTAGAAGAAGTTTTAAAAGAATTAAAATTAGACTATAAAAAAATGATTGGAGAAGCTGCTTTTTATGGCCCTAAACTTGATATTCAAGCAAAAACAGCATTAGGACATGAAATAACAGTTTCAACAATTCAATTAGACTTCTTGTTACCTTCAAAATTTGAACTAGAATATGTTGGACCTAATGGAGACTTTTTAAGACCAATTATGATTCATAGAGGATTGGTTGGAACTTATGAAAGATTTATTTCTGTTTTATTAGAACAAACTAAAGGAGTTTTACCGCTTTGATGTACTCCAAAACAAGTTATGATAATACCAGTTCAACAGAATGGTGACAACACATATGTTGAAAAAATTAGACAAGAATTAAAAAAAGAAAATATTAGAGCTGAAATTGACAAAAGAGATGAAAGACTTAGTTATAAAGTAAGAGATGCTCAAATTAAAAAAATACCATATCAACTTGTTATTGGTGCTAATGAAGAAAAAAATAATGATATTACTTATAGAATGTATGGAAGTGAAGAATCAACAACAATTAAATTAGAAGAATTTATAAAAATGTTAAAAGAAATAATTGATAAAAAAATATATGCATAAGTTAAAAAAATAGTCTTTGACTATTTTTTTAACTTTAAATTATTTGAATATATTTGTTATTATATTAGTAATTATTTAAAGGATATTTATGAGCAAAAAAAAGAAAGAAAAATACGTAACTGATAAGCAATTTAGTTTTAAAAAAATGTTCGCTGCATTAAGAATGGTTGGTGGTGGAATAAAAAGACATCCTATTCTATTTTTTTTGTGTTCATTAACCACTGTAATTGATTCAATTGCTTGATCTTTTTCAGCAGTGGTTGTTAAAGGATTAACTACAATATTACTTGATTCATCTAATAATACAAAGACTTCTTCATTATATGGAATTGTAGATTTAACTTGACAACAATGAATTTATTTAGGAATTGGAATGTTTTTATTATTTGTATTAATGGAATTTTTAACAAATATTACATCAGGAATGTTTTCTAAAAAACTAGAAATTGATGTTAGAAAAGCAGCACTTAAACATTTAGTAGAAATTGATATTAGTTATTATTCAAAAAACCAAATCGGATTAATAATGACAAGAGTAATTGGAGATAGTCAAAGTTTAGGTGATTCGTTTAATCAATTTTATTTAACATTTATTTGAATGTTAGGAAGTATTTTTTCAACTGTTGCAATTATGTTTAGTATTAACACAACCCTTGCCACAATTGCAGTATCACTTTTAATTTTAATGTTAATTGTAATAACTATTATGTTTATATTTTTTAGAAGAGCAAATATTATTTCTTTTGATGTTCGACAAAAAATTGATGCAGATATTATTGATCGTTTAATAAATGTAAGATTAATTAAAGCAACAGGATCTGAAAATTTTGAAACAAAAAGAAATTTTGAATTACATAAAAAGTATGACGTAAGAAAATCTTATGCGATCAAGTGGCAAGCTTTTTTAAATGTATTTAATGGAGTAATGATTTCTTTGTTACCAATAATTATGTTAATTATTAATATATTTTTATATCAAGATAAAATGCCAAGAAGTGAATTTAGTAGTTTAACAGTAACTTTTATAAGTGCTAGTACAAATTTTTTAATTAATCTTTCTGTATTAACTCAAATTTTAGGAGGGATAATGTGAATGTCAAATTGTGCTATGCGTCTTAATTACATTTTTAATGAAAAAACAATTATTAATTTTGAAAAACAACCAATTAAAATTAATTCAATTGAAACTATAGAATTCAAAGATGTAAGTTTTAATTATCCAGAATCGCCAACAGTAAATGTTTTGCCAAAAATTAATATAAGTTTTGAAAAAGGAAAAAGTTATGCATTTGTTGGTGAAACTGGAGTAGGAAAATCAACTATTGCAAAAATGCTTTTAAGATTTTATGATGTAACCACTGGAGAATTATTGATTAATGGCATAAATATTAAAAAATTAGATTTATCAAATTATTTATCTTATGTTGGTTATGTTGAACAAGAACCTCAAATTTTATATGGAACAGTTATGGATAATTTAAAATATAGTTTAGGATGAGAAGCAAGTGACTCTCAAGCAATTGAGGCTTCAAAAAAAGCAAAGCTACATGACTTCATAGAATCACTCCCAGATAAATATGATACAATACTAGGGGAACGTGGTTTTATGTTTTCTGGAGGACAAAAACAAAGATTAATTATAGCGAGATTGTTTTTAAAAAATCCACAACTTCTAATATTAGATGAAGCAACAAGTGCTTTAGATAATATTGTTGAAAAAGAAATTCAAAGTGAATTAGATTTATTAATGAAAGATAGAACAACAATCGTGATTGCTCATAGATTATCAACTATAAAAAATGTTGATAGTGTTATTGTTCTTGAAAGAAATATCGGTATAAGCCAAATTGGTAGTTTTGATGAATTAAAAAAAGTACCAGGTAGATTTCAAAAACTATATAATTATGGATTGTTAAAATAAAGAATGAGGTATTTAATATAATGGCAACAGAATTAAATTGAGAAGAAATTTCTATGGGGATTATTACTTATGCGGGAATGGCAAAAACAAATGCTGTTTTAGCTATTAGAGAAGCAAAAGAAAAAAATTACACTAAAGCAGAAGAATTATTGAAAGAAGCACATGAACATATTATTACTGCTGAAAAAATGCATATGGATGTAATTACTGCAGAATGTAATGGCGAAAAAATTGAATTTAAAGTATTATTTATGCACTCAGAAGATCAAATGTTAACAACTCAATCAATGCTTGTTTTAGCAGAAGAAATGATTGAAATGTACAAAATTATACATAATAAATAAAAAAATACTCTTTGGAGTATTTTTTTATTTATTTAATTAAAACTTAAAATAATTTCTAATTGTTATAAAATATATATAGAAAAGAGGATTAAAATGAAAAGAAAGATTGGATTAAGTATTTTTCCTGAACAATCGACTTTTGAAA
It includes:
- the thrS gene encoding threonine--tRNA ligase — its product is MKITLLDGHIKEYKEPKSVVEIAGDIAMSLKKKCLGALVNEEVVLTNHTIIDSDCKMEIITEKHDLYKSITNYTAKIILMFALKTIYPNAEIVPQIDDLDLDEFSLFFNLPQGLKFEELKSVEELANKIISEKTEFDFESNKNKKFLDELKNLFDKKEYQDFLIKENEKRYKSFEIASYKGQDFFVRNAILKNTGELYKIELTQLTGSYFLGDASNPMIYRLHGITAPNKEAFEELKIQLEEQKSNDHKFIAKNLEIFHLDPIIGQGLPIWLPNGTILKQEIKKYLMQKEFEYDFIQIETPVIGTSDLYKRSGHWDHYREDMFAPMQLPKEEMVLKPMSCPHHISVYNYKQRSYRDLPLRFAEHALQHRYESSGSLTGLERVRAMELTDSHIFARPDQVKEEFVRCFNLIQEVLETFDIKIDYLSLSLRDPEDKHKYFNDDKMWNEAEAQLEEVLKELKLDYKKMIGEAAFYGPKLDIQAKTALGHEITVSTIQLDFLLPSKFELEYVGPNGDFLRPIMIHRGLVGTYERFISVLLEQTKGVLPLWCTPKQVMIIPVQQNGDNTYVEKIRQELKKENIRAEIDKRDERLSYKVRDAQIKKIPYQLVIGANEEKNNDITYRMYGSEESTTIKLEEFIKMLKEIIDKKIYA
- a CDS encoding PTS lactose/cellobiose transporter subunit IIA; the protein is MATELNWEEISMGIITYAGMAKTNAVLAIREAKEKNYTKAEELLKEAHEHIITAEKMHMDVITAECNGEKIEFKVLFMHSEDQMLTTQSMLVLAEEMIEMYKIIHNK
- a CDS encoding ABC transporter ATP-binding protein, encoding MSKKKKEKYVTDKQFSFKKMFAALRMVGGGIKRHPILFFLCSLTTVIDSIAWSFSAVVVKGLTTILLDSSNNTKTSSLYGIVDLTWQQWIYLGIGMFLLFVLMEFLTNITSGMFSKKLEIDVRKAALKHLVEIDISYYSKNQIGLIMTRVIGDSQSLGDSFNQFYLTFIWMLGSIFSTVAIMFSINTTLATIAVSLLILMLIVITIMFIFFRRANIISFDVRQKIDADIIDRLINVRLIKATGSENFETKRNFELHKKYDVRKSYAIKWQAFLNVFNGVMISLLPIIMLIINIFLYQDKMPRSEFSSLTVTFISASTNFLINLSVLTQILGGIMWMSNCAMRLNYIFNEKTIINFEKQPIKINSIETIEFKDVSFNYPESPTVNVLPKINISFEKGKSYAFVGETGVGKSTIAKMLLRFYDVTTGELLINGINIKKLDLSNYLSYVGYVEQEPQILYGTVMDNLKYSLGWEASDSQAIEASKKAKLHDFIESLPDKYDTILGERGFMFSGGQKQRLIIARLFLKNPQLLILDEATSALDNIVEKEIQSELDLLMKDRTTIVIAHRLSTIKNVDSVIVLERNIGISQIGSFDELKKVPGRFQKLYNYGLLK